Part of the Spinacia oleracea cultivar Varoflay chromosome 5, BTI_SOV_V1, whole genome shotgun sequence genome, CCTTTGCTGAGCACAGAACTAAGTCTATGCATGATGTATTGTCCCGTTCTGTGCCCGTTGCAATCCCTATTTCTTCTGACGACGAGTCTCCTGGGGAAAAATCTCCTTCCCCAGATGCGAGTGGTCCTGGGTGTACCACCTCTACAGCTGACCTGTCTCCTTCTTTCCGTCAAACCCTTAGGGAAATGCGCCATGACTATCTTTCCCGGATCGTTAGGATAAACCCGCCCTCTGATGCCCCCCCAGGGCTTGATGTTCAGCCTCTGATTGAAAAGGCCTGGCTAGACGATTTTGAGCAACTTGCTGGGGCTAACGAGTCTGACCTGTCTTTGCGTGTTTACAGACGTCGAGAATCTATTTTTCGCTCCATGATGGCAGATCATGTTACTATCTCTGTGGATGAGCAAGGTGATGGTGGGGATATTCTGGCTCAGATAAATGAGTCAAGGCCTTTTCCCAACTATGTAGAGGAGGACATCGTCCCTGGGGACTCCTCGCCTTTCTTGTCTGAGGCAGTTGCCTTTGGTCCGTTGCACGCGAAGTTGAACACCAAGTGGACCGATGATGCTAGGAAAGAGAATCATGCTGCTGTCGGGAAAGATTTCTATGGCCTGCCTGATGGTTACCGGCTCATAGTGCCTGCTGATGATGCCCGAATCACTCATCCTCCTGACGGGTGCATAGGTGTTTATGCGTACAGCTTGGATTTTGGCTTGCGCTTTCCTCTGGATCCTACGTTAGTGAAGATTCTTCGTGCTTTTAATGTTTGTTTGGCCCAACTGCATCCTTTTGCTGTAAGGACGTTGATCAGCTACATTTGGGTCTCCCGATTCTTGGGCTTTCCCGAGACGCTTTCTTTGTGCAAGCGAGTACATCATCTGCGTAACAGTGGTACTGGTAACAAGATTGGTTGGTTTTCTGTTTATTGTAATCGTTGGAGATTGACCTGTCACGGCATGCCCACTGGCCAAAAAGAGTGGAAGGACAGGTTCTACTGGCTTTCTGTTCCAGCCGACTTTCCTGTTGCCCGGGGGTTTGTCCGGCCCCGGACTCGGTTGGAGGGAGTTGAGATTACAGATGGTGCTGCCCTGGACGAGAGGGCTTTTGAGCATTTTTCatctgaaccgaagttcaatacTTCTGGTAAGGAGGTTGGGCGGTTGCCTCGAGTATGGCTTCCGCACTCAAGTTACGTTTTGCGGAACGATGTGTTGTCCGCTATGTTTCTCTGTTCTACCCACCCTCAAGGTTAGATCtgttttctctcttctttttattattattttttttttgtttattactTCTTCTCCTTTGTGTTTTTTACCTCTTCTctcgctttttttttttttttatgctcCCAGGTCGTCGGTTTTTGAACCTTAAGGAATTGGGTGTTCGAGCTGATGGTTCTTTTATTTGCGCTGCCCCCCCTGATCCTGCTTCAAATGGGTATCAAATTCTGGCTGACCAGATAGAGGGTAGCCGAAGAAGTTCCACACGCCGATCTGGTCGGGGTGGCGGTTCTGGCACCGTTTCTAGGGTGTCCCGAATTATTTCCTCTGTGCCCACCAGCTCTGTGAGCACTCCTGTTCGTCGGGGGCAGACTTCTCGCGGTATCTCCAGTCGGGGGGCTCTGTCTGGCTCTCGTCGTGACCGAGCTGACTTTGAGGCCGGACTAGGAGCTCCGACAGAGGCTGCGGGTCATGATTTTGGGGAGGTAGCTGAAGAGGTGTGCGACCAGCCCGGTCGCTCTGGCTCTGCGTCTGATCCTGTGGACATCGAAGCTGAGCAACCATTTGTGCAGCGTCCTGGAAAACAACCCAGGATTGAAAATGAGGCTGAGCTGCCTCGAGCTTCTCCTTCTGTGGCTGACCCGAACCGTAGTAACACCTCTGGAAGTTCTCTTCGGCAGTTTTTAGAGCAGGAGCTTCAGGGGAATGATCTTGCTACTGATGACCTTGACCTGCATATCAGTGGTCGACATAGGGAGTTTGTTGAAAAAGAGTATCTTGACATTCGTCCCCAGGCCGATCCTGAACTGGTTGCTATCTTCTCTGGTCCCTCCGCTGAAGATCGTACTTTTGCTCCGCGTTGGGACGTATCGGAATCAGAGAGTTTGTATGGGAATTATCCCGAGAAAGGCGGTACACTTGCCTTGAGGATGCTGAGAGGCCTGCAGTTGCCTAGTGACTTGCCTAAGGATCGTTTGTATACCCCTGGTGCGAATGCATGCCAGAAAGTCATGGAGGTATACTTGGCttacttttcttttcctttggcATGTGAACTTGTTACATTCTTGCTCATAACGTTTATTTTCCCCCTCTTTTTTTTGTTGGTATGTCTTTTAGTGTGGGAACGCTGTGCGTGAGTTGACAGAGGTTTTCATAGTCTACCAAAAGCGACTTGCTGCTAGTGCTGCCCATATAGAGGCCCAGAAGAAGAAAATTGAGGAGCTAACAGATGACCTGAAGGTGTCTTCGACTTGTCTAACTTCAGCCAATGATCAGTTGAAGCTCGTTACCGAAGAGCGTGACCAGTTGCAGAGTAGCTTTTCCCAGATCCAAATTGATCTGGTTATTGAGCGGCAAAAAGTTGAAACTCTCCAGCAGGACTTTCTCCTTGTTGAGCAGACTCATGACAATGAAATAGCCCAGCTGCAAAACTCTATTGAAGATCAACTTGCGGCTGCTGTTCGTGATTTCCGCCGATCAGACGAGCAGTATGCTTTACGCACTCAGAGCTACGATGGTGGTTGGAAGGCTGCTTCACTAATAGTGCAAGAGAAGCATCCTGATCTCGACTGGTCCCCTATCGAAGCTGCCTGGTTGGCTGGGCTTCATGTTGAGCTTCTGAGGAAGAAGAGAGAGGCTGAACAAGCGTCCTTGGCTGCGGGTGGTTTGATACCAGAGGACGATGGGGTACCAGATCATTGTGTTGAAAATGTCCATCCTGGGGAGTTGCCTCTGTCTGATGCTGAAGACAATGCTGAGCAATAATGGCGCAGGCGGCTGTCCCCATGTTCATCCTGTACTACCTCAGCTAATGCGTAGTCTATTTCTTTTGGTTATTTTGTCCTCCCTGCGTGGAGAGTAAAAATTTGTTCTTGAAAATACTATTTATCGCTTTTTAGTTCTGATCAACAGTGGCCATTTTGCAAGGCTGTACATTGCATAGGTTTTTGAGGTATAGCCGCCGGTCCCATTGTTTGTTCGCTTGTCGTGCTTACGTTGTGCTTTACTTTGTTTTTTACTTGCTatgtttttattgtttttgcttcCCCCATATTTCTTTTTGGCTTGCTTTGCGTGTTTGATTGTTCTGGCCTATTCTAGGCTGCACATTGTCATATTTACTTTGGCTCTTGCCATGTCCGAGCTTATGAGGTGTTAATTCTTAGGGAATATCGTATTTTATTCCAGCCCGCTTTGGACTGCGTATTATTGAATTGTTCTGGCTCTGGCCAGGACAAAACCCAAAAGGTACTTCTATATTCACTCCGGCCTATTTTGGGCTGCGTATTATTGAATTGTTCTGGCTCTGGCCAGGACAAAACCCAAAAGGTACTTCTATATTCACTCCAGCCTGTTTTGGGCTGCGTATTATTGAATTGCTCTGGCTTTGGCCAGAGCAAAACTCAAGAAGTGTTCTCATATTTATTCCAGCCTGCTCTGGGCTGCGCATTATTGAATTGCTCTGGCTTTGGCCAGAGCAAAACTCGAGGGGCGCTTTCATATTTATTCCAGCCTGCTCTAGGCTGCGCATTATTGAATTGCTCTGGCTTTGGCCAGAGAAAAACTCGAGGGGTGCTTTCATATTTATTCCAGCCTGCTTTGGGTTGCATATTATTGAATTGCTCTGGCTTTGGCCAGAGCAAAAACTCAATGAGTGATTTCTTCTAACTCTCGTCGAGAAAACACTCACCCATTGGTTGATCAGACCAAGTTATTTGTGgatagtgtttttttttttacgagttTTGGCTACTTCACCTTTTACTTTTCTAAGAGACTTGACGCGTTTTCTTGTTATCGAAGGTAGCTGGGCCAATTTTTACTATGCTTGCAAATGTGAAAGACTACAAAAGTAAAGAACTACTCTGGCTTCTATTGCCTTGTTACAGTATTAATCTTTTGTG contains:
- the LOC130461537 gene encoding uncharacterized protein, whose translation is MSDASDSQNLSSSETQSVSSVSYVTSSPSSVSLSSDEETQAFAEHRTKSMHDVLSRSVPVAIPISSDDESPGEKSPSPDASGPGCTTSTADLSPSFRQTLREMRHDYLSRIVRINPPSDAPPGLDVQPLIEKAWLDDFEQLAGANESDLSLRVYRRRESIFRSMMADHVTISVDEQGDGGDILAQINESRPFPNYVEEDIVPGDSSPFLSEAVAFGPLHAKLNTKWTDDARKENHAAVGKDFYGLPDGYRLIVPADDARITHPPDGCIGVYAYSLDFGLRFPLDPTLVKILRAFNVCLAQLHPFAVRTLISYIWVSRFLGFPETLSLCKRVHHLRNSGTGNKIGWFSVYCNRWRLTCHGMPTGQKEWKDRFYWLSVPADFPVARGFVRPRTRLEGVEITDGAALDERAFEHFSSEPKFNTSGKEVGRLPRVWLPHSSYVLRNDVLSAMFLCSTHPQGRRFLNLKELGVRADGSFICAAPPDPASNGYQILADQIEGSRRSSTRRSGRGGGSGTVSRVSRIISSVPTSSVSTPVRRGQTSRGISSRGALSGSRRDRADFEAGLGAPTEAAGHDFGEVAEEVCDQPGRSGSASDPVDIEAEQPFVQRPGKQPRIENEAELPRASPSVADPNRSNTSGSSLRQFLEQELQGNDLATDDLDLHISGRHREFVEKEYLDIRPQADPELVAIFSGPSAEDRTFAPRWDVSESESLYGNYPEKGGTLALRMLRGLQLPSDLPKDRLYTPGANACQKVMECGNAVRELTEVFIVYQKRLAASAAHIEAQKKKIEELTDDLKVSSTCLTSANDQLKLVTEERDQLQSSFSQIQIDLVIERQKVETLQQDFLLVEQTHDNEIAQLQNSIEDQLAAAVRDFRRSDEQYALRTQSYDGGWKAASLIVQEKHPDLDWSPIEAAWLAGLHVELLRKKREAEQASLAAGGLIPEDDGVPDHCVENVHPGELPLSDAEDNAEQ